From Solea solea chromosome 20, fSolSol10.1, whole genome shotgun sequence, one genomic window encodes:
- the anln gene encoding anillin isoform X4, with product MDPFTEKLLERTRARRENLQKKMAERPNAANRPMAKRPREPLADTNSVLSEPVIDKVPQPSSKPSPSKRLCSGENIHPAAGEENKEPEMNQPVVPMLADPPTDKKPPVGPSSRHSSLEKTATRPDVRSQPVQLRTEQPQLEKIAVNPAPNLSSKDEELVPASPALHMTKEYLVEDPAPCAAGMKSRLQRLAEQRKCWDGSAPTTDAIPDCTPLSLLKTQAGDPPVAAPSVSSGNPVGRRGRLANLAATIGSWEDDLSHANIPKENPKEKPAATKFVAANTKPSAADSQSASSSKSTSRFNQQAACPPIKSSQVVGPSPKKSDNPAARAAPQTVSSPQKSSNQSVAFTSSPLKSYNQGTTVPSSPKRAGPSSTASVPQSPLKSQVLSRGLNSTASPQKPELCAKPVIAGPSASQEKSTAGGPGVKSFLERFGERCQERSNQCSPAGGSTQAKTPHATQSVTPNTKLVQERLRAAQAANTTSADLTQRQKMERETELAKIRSRFQNGNNMWKNKDEAAESKKININEEQPDKPVRSEAASCEQQEEASAPSIEKTDTPVKCIPPAGHMLVSPPALTSSPLRVVPQPEEKPTDESPDKEEVVTEREMNVDQSINSAVINELFDGVLEQDEDEDEEEDALNISSMSLLTPLASVVKSPERGMMTSTPASSFLIKSPDNVRIPSKYPRTNIIQTSSSDHVEASDEDRKLPYSIDAYRSTRVKEMERPNVKQVIVRKEDVSQRAEEPRGSGLFNVKQKMKILTNEMNLQQTIIHQASQALNCCTDEEHGKGSQVEAEAERLLLVAMQRREALKAELDRLRGGVPGQKKTAAATESTTMSASKGSITLQGIRLPLKADFVCSIANKPESTKYSFFIMIRAGAENTVATPLASTHRGLSGDTLTFPTKFTLSDVSGDFVIDIEVYCLVQKPEVCSDKKKKASKSKAITPKRFLGITKSVQTPVMASPGGPNAVRSSNFVLVGSHKLTLSSIGKNKFPLEKVPFLCPLEGHVYLKMQCEVGSKVEERGFLTMFEDVSGFGAWHRRWCVLSGYCVSYWTYPDDEKRKTPIGRINLSNCTSKRVEPANREFCARPNTFELITVRPQREDDKETLVSQCKDTMCVTKNWLSADTKDERNLWMKKLNQILVDLRMWQPDGCYRPL from the exons ATGGACCCGTTTACGGAG AAACTGTTGGAGCGGACCCGGGCTCGCAGAGAAAACCTGCAGAAGAAAATGGCAGAGAGACCAAATGCAGCAAACAGACCAATGGCCAAAAGGCCCAGAGAGCCACTGGCTGATACTAACAGTGTGCTCAGTGAGCCAGTCATTGACAAAG TTCCACAGCCATCCTCCAAGCCTTCTCCTTCCAAGCGTCTATGCTCCGGGGAAAATATCCATCCAGCAGCTGGTGAGGAGAACAAAGAACCAGAGATGAACCAACCTGTGGTCCCCATGCTCGCAGATCCTCCCACAGACAAGAAACCTCCAGTGGGGCCCAGCAGCAGACATTCCTCTCTGGAGAAGACTGCAACCCGACCGGATGTTCGCTCTCAGCCAGTGCAGCTGAGAACTGAACAGCCACAACTAGAGAAAATAGCTGTCAATCCTGCTCCTAATCTGAGCAGCAAAGATGAAGAGTTGGTACCTGCCAGTCCAGCCCTCCATATGACTAAGGAATACCTGGTCGAAGATCCAGCTCCCTGTGCTGCTGGCATGAAGTCACGCCTACAGAGGCTCGCTGAGCAGAGAAAATGTTGGGATGGAAGTg CCCCCACCACTGATGCCATTCCAGACTGTACCCCGCTGTCCCTGTTAAAGACACAAGCCGGGGACCCACCAGTTGCTGCACCCTCCGTGTCCTCAGGAAATCCAGTAGGGAGAAGAGGCAGACTGGCCAACCTTGCTGCCACCATTGGATCTTGGGAAGATGACCTAAGCCATGCTAATATCCCCAAAGAGAATCCGAAAGAAAAGCCTGCTGCAACCAAGTTTGTGGCTGCCAACACAAAGCCAAGTGCTGCTGACAGCCAATCAGCATCAAGCAGCAAGTCCACATCCAGGTTTAATCAG CAGGCTGCATGTCCTCCCATCAAATCCAGCCAAGTGGTTGGCCCCAGTCCTAAGAAATCTGACAATCCTGCAGCCAGAGCAGCACCCCAGACAGTAAGCAGTCCTCAGAAGAGTTCCAACCAGTCAGTGGCCTTTACCTCTAGTCCCCTGAAAAGCTACAATCAAGGCACAACAGTCCCATCCAGTCCCAAGAGGGCCGGTCCCTCCTCCACAGCATCTGTGCCTCAGAGCCCCCTGAAGAGTCAGGTCCTTTCCAGGGGTCTCAACTCCACTGCCAGCCCCCAGAAACCAGAGCTTTGTGCCAAACCTGTCATTGCTGGTCCTTCTGCCTCCCAGGAAAAGTCCACTGCTGGAGGTCCGG GCGTCAAATCTTTCCTGGAGCGCTTTGGAGAAAGGTGCCAAGAGCGCAGCAACCAGTGTTccccagcagggggcagcacccAGGCCAAGACTCCCCATGCAACTCAGTCAGTCACACCTAACACCAAACTGGTACAGGAGAGACTCAGAGCTGCCCAGGCAGCAAACACCACCTCTGCTGATCTCACCCAGCGACAGAAGATG GAGCGAGAGACTGAGCTGGCTAAGATTCGCAGTCGCTTTCAGAATGGGAACAATATGTGGAAGAACAAAGATGAAGCGGCAGAATCCAAGAAAATCAACATCAACGAG GAACAGCCCGATAAGCCGGTACGGAGTGAGGCTGCGTCGTGTGAGCAACAGGAGGAAGCATCAGCTCCGTCCATTGAAAAAACTGATACACCCGTCAAATGCATCCCCCCAG CAGGTCATATGTTGGTCTCACCTCCAGCACTGACATCCAGCCCTCTGAGGGTGGTTCCCCAACCTGAGGAGAAACCAACAGATGAGTCACCAGACAAGGAGGAGGTGGTcacagagagggagatgaaCGTGGACCAGTCCATCAACTCTGCAGTCATCAACGAGCTGTTTGATGGAGTCCTGGAgcaggatgaggatgaggatgaggaggaagatgcCCTGAATATCTCCTCCATGTCCCTCCTGACTCCCCTGGCATCTGTGGTGAAGAGTCCAGAGAGGGGAATGATG ACGTCAACACCTGCCAGTTCATTCCTTATAAAGTCCCCAGACAATGTTCGCATTCCAAGCAAGTATCCGAGGACGAACATAATCCAGACTTCCTCCTCAGACCACGTTGAGGCCTCGGATGAAGACCGTAAACTGCCTTATAG CATTGACGCATACAGGTCGACCAGAGTGAAGGAGATGGAGCGGCCCAACGTGAAGCAGGTCATTGTGAGAAAAGAGGACGTTTCTCAGAGAGCAGAAGAACCCAGAGGATCCGGTCTCTTCAACGTCAAACAGAAGATGAAG aTTTTGACAAACGAGATGAACCTCCAGCAGACGATCATTCATCAGGCCAGTCAGGCGCTCAACTGCTGCACAGACGAGGAGCACGGAAAAGGATCCCAGGTGGAGGCTGAAGCCGagaggctgctgctggtggCAA tgcagaggagggaggcgCTGAAGGCGGAGCTGGACCGTCTGCGAGGAGGTGTGCCTGGACAGAAAAAGACCGCTGCCGCCACAGAATCCACCACCATGTCCGCCTCTAAGGGTTCAATCACCCTGCAGGGGATTCGTCTGCCTCTCAAGGCAGACTTTGTGTGCTCTATTGCTAACAAGCCAG AGTCGACCAAATATTCTTTCTTCATCATGATCCGCGCTGGAGCAGAGAACACTGTGGCGACTCCACTGGCCAGCACACACCGTGGCCTCAGTGGAGACACCCTCACCTTCCCCACCAAGTTCACATT ATCTGATGTCTCCGGTGACTTTGTAATTGACATTGAGGTTTATTGCCTG GTGCAGAAGCCTGAGGTCTGCagtgacaagaagaagaaagcgAGCAAATCAAAG GCCATCACACCAAAGAGATTCCTCGGCATCACT AAAAGTGTGCAGACACCAG TTATGGCCAGTCCAGGAGGGCCCAACGCTGTTCGCTCCAGTAACTTCGTGCTGGTTGGATCACACAAGCTCACCCTGTCCTCAATTGGGAAAAACAAATTCCCCCTGGAGAAG GTGCCGTTCCTGTGCCCACTAGAGGGCCACGTCTACCTCAAGATGCAGTGTGAAGTTGGCTCAAAAGTAGAGGAGAGGGGCTTCCTG ACGATGTTTGAAGACGTAAGTGGATTTGGAGCTTGGCACAGGAGGTGGTGTGTCCTCTCAGGATACTGTGTCTCCTACTGGACCTACCCAGATGATGAGAAGAGAAAG ACTCCCATTGGCCGTATTAACTTGTCCAACTGCACCAGTAAGAGAGTGGAACCGGCCAACAGAGAGTTCTGTGCCCGACCCAACACGTTTGAGCTCATCACAGTCAGACCACAGAGAGAGGACGACAAAGAGACACTGGTTAGTCAGTGCAAGGACACGATGTGTGTTACAAA gaacTGGCTGAGTGCGGACACTAAAGACGAGAGGAACCTGTGGATGAAGAAACTGAACCAGATCCTCGTGGATCTGCGGATGTGGCAGCCGGACGGCTGTTacaggccactgtag